A stretch of the Azorhizobium caulinodans ORS 571 genome encodes the following:
- a CDS encoding TonB-dependent receptor yields the protein MLRPFTPRVSRAGIALLLAGTVAPPAFAQQAAPSPTQSAVELPTVSVQAVSPAEELVLPDIARLNLKNETGTLVGLTPFETPAAIDIVTQQQMQDRGLRTLTEVYNSVPGVMSGNLPGEPGVTSIRGFSRGAVGYMLDGMQVPDPLMVSRNYDSFSFDRVEVLKGPASVISGNGALAGTINLVTKQPILGQNTGQALLSYGSFDTLRVGGDYNVALGQNAAVRASALYSQSNGYITDTGSETAAITLGATVALSDRLTTTTSVDYFHDDYQTPYQGTPLIARSAALSPSSVVSAPGGMVIDRALWNRNYNVLNGEMKSDAVWARNRTEYELTDTWTLRNDLNYYTADRRWANSEDFTYNPATRLLDRTTTLITHDQQVWSDQLSARYDGMIANMRHRFAIGADYIHTNFDSERRFGTTTPVNPYFPNRGYFPVDTSANFSTRQNYDSQVDQAAVFAEDAINITSNWLVVGGIRYEAIQLDRQIYNLNTLSTSSFGNNYESVTWRLGTVYNITPGTALFAQYNQATVPVTTLLLSNLANASFELSTGNSIEAGIKSTFWDNRAVATASVYQIEQYNILTRDPANPSLTVQGGSMRSRGAEAELAVAITDQLKLTANASYINAEFTQLWSAGSNLAGNRPPNVPEWTYFLMADYKLPTLPMTLSASVQYVSSFYTDNANTIEVAGHTVLDAWASYEIGRGTLRLRGRNLTNAFYADWSGYSSSQVFLGAPRSVELSYAAKF from the coding sequence ATGCTTCGCCCTTTCACGCCGCGCGTTTCGCGCGCCGGCATCGCTTTGCTTCTTGCCGGAACCGTCGCTCCCCCCGCCTTCGCCCAGCAGGCCGCGCCATCGCCGACCCAGAGCGCCGTCGAGCTGCCGACGGTTTCCGTCCAGGCCGTCTCACCGGCGGAGGAACTGGTGCTGCCGGACATCGCCCGGCTCAACCTCAAGAACGAGACGGGCACGCTGGTCGGCCTGACACCGTTCGAGACGCCGGCCGCCATCGACATCGTGACCCAGCAGCAGATGCAGGATCGCGGGCTGCGCACGCTCACGGAGGTCTATAATTCGGTGCCCGGCGTCATGTCCGGCAATCTGCCCGGCGAGCCCGGCGTCACGTCCATCCGCGGTTTTTCACGCGGCGCGGTCGGCTACATGCTGGACGGCATGCAGGTGCCCGATCCGCTGATGGTCTCGCGCAATTACGACAGCTTCAGCTTCGACCGGGTCGAGGTGCTCAAGGGCCCGGCTTCGGTGATCTCCGGCAATGGCGCGCTGGCCGGCACCATCAATCTTGTCACCAAGCAGCCCATCCTCGGCCAGAACACCGGGCAGGCGCTCCTGAGCTACGGCAGCTTCGATACGCTGCGGGTGGGCGGCGACTACAATGTCGCCCTCGGCCAGAACGCCGCCGTGCGCGCCAGCGCGCTCTACAGCCAGTCCAACGGCTATATCACCGACACCGGATCCGAGACGGCCGCCATCACGCTCGGCGCCACCGTCGCCCTGTCGGACCGGCTCACCACCACCACGTCGGTCGATTATTTCCACGACGACTACCAGACGCCCTATCAGGGCACGCCGCTCATCGCCCGCTCCGCGGCGCTCTCTCCGTCCAGCGTGGTCTCCGCGCCCGGCGGCATGGTCATCGACCGGGCATTGTGGAACCGCAACTACAACGTCCTCAACGGCGAGATGAAATCCGATGCGGTGTGGGCCCGCAACCGCACGGAATACGAACTGACCGACACCTGGACGCTGCGGAACGACCTCAATTATTACACCGCCGACCGGCGCTGGGCCAATTCCGAGGACTTCACCTACAACCCGGCCACCCGGTTGCTCGACCGCACCACCACCCTCATCACCCACGACCAGCAGGTGTGGTCCGATCAGCTCAGCGCCCGATATGATGGGATGATCGCCAACATGCGCCACCGCTTCGCGATCGGCGCGGACTACATCCACACGAACTTCGATTCCGAGCGGCGCTTCGGCACCACCACGCCCGTCAATCCCTACTTCCCCAACCGGGGCTATTTCCCGGTCGATACATCCGCCAATTTCTCCACCCGGCAGAATTACGACAGCCAGGTGGATCAGGCGGCTGTCTTCGCCGAGGATGCCATTAACATCACCTCCAACTGGCTGGTGGTGGGCGGTATCCGCTACGAGGCGATCCAGCTCGACCGGCAGATCTACAATCTCAATACGCTGTCGACCTCCAGCTTCGGCAACAATTACGAAAGCGTGACCTGGCGGCTCGGCACCGTCTACAACATCACGCCCGGCACGGCGCTGTTCGCGCAGTACAATCAGGCCACCGTCCCGGTCACGACGCTGCTGCTGAGCAACCTGGCCAATGCCAGCTTCGAGCTCTCGACCGGCAATTCCATCGAGGCGGGCATCAAGTCGACCTTCTGGGACAACCGGGCGGTGGCGACGGCCTCGGTCTACCAGATCGAGCAATACAACATCCTGACCCGCGACCCCGCCAATCCGTCGCTGACCGTCCAGGGCGGCAGCATGCGTTCGCGCGGCGCCGAGGCGGAACTGGCTGTGGCCATCACAGACCAGCTCAAGCTCACGGCGAATGCGTCCTACATCAATGCCGAATTCACGCAGCTCTGGTCGGCAGGCTCCAATCTCGCCGGCAACCGGCCGCCCAACGTGCCCGAATGGACCTACTTCCTGATGGCGGACTACAAGCTGCCGACGCTGCCGATGACGCTGAGCGCATCGGTGCAGTACGTCAGTTCCTTCTACACGGACAATGCCAACACCATCGAGGTGGCGGGTCACACCGTGCTGGATGCCTGGGCGAGCTATGAGATCGGCCGCGGCACCCTGCGGCTGCGCGGGCGCAACCTGACCAACGCCTTCTATGCGGACTGGTCCGGCTACAGCTCCAGCCAGGTCTTCCTGGGCGCGCCCCGAAGCGTCGAGCTGTCCTACGCCGCCAAGTTCTGA
- a CDS encoding PepSY-associated TM helix domain-containing protein, translated as MRDAVWSATAFYRAVWRWHFYAGLVCAPFLVILAVTGAIYLFNDEINDLVYPNLRLVPASATEIPLSEIARAAAASVPGGTVTRIDTPTAAGRSVQVFVAPPSGAPLRVFVDPGSGKVLGSYVYTHTLVGFADVAHGSLMLGPLGDAVVELAACWGFILTVTGLFLWWPRGGKPPLFRPRSGLRKRAFWKDWHSAVGFWSALLVLFLILTGLPWAGIWGDLLRAGADVAGIGYPATFRTHGATLQSHLTIKEASDGAAPWTLENEPAPSSQAADPHAHHHGTAPAPRAAGTPQPIGLDAAAQVIADAGMSAPYRLSLPRDALGTYIAFVYPDQPEGQRTLYIDQYSGQVLGDIGFGDYGPMAKAVELGVQLHMGNYFGLPNQLVMLLPCLAIVFLCISGPIMWWRRRPAGRLGAPKPIARPTLRVLALIVLALCLVFPLAGVSLIAVLGLDLLAGRIAEGLGPVA; from the coding sequence GTGCGCGACGCTGTCTGGTCCGCCACCGCTTTCTATCGTGCTGTCTGGCGCTGGCATTTCTATGCCGGTCTCGTCTGCGCGCCGTTTCTGGTCATCCTTGCAGTGACCGGCGCCATCTACCTGTTCAACGACGAGATCAACGACCTCGTCTATCCCAACCTGCGGCTCGTGCCCGCCAGCGCCACTGAGATTCCTCTGAGCGAGATCGCGCGCGCTGCCGCCGCGTCCGTACCGGGCGGCACCGTCACGCGCATCGACACGCCTACCGCCGCGGGCCGCAGCGTGCAGGTATTCGTCGCGCCGCCCAGTGGAGCACCCCTGCGCGTCTTCGTCGATCCCGGCAGCGGCAAGGTGCTGGGATCGTATGTCTATACGCATACGCTGGTGGGTTTTGCGGATGTGGCCCACGGCTCGCTGATGCTGGGGCCGCTGGGTGATGCGGTGGTGGAACTGGCCGCCTGCTGGGGATTCATCCTCACGGTCACCGGCCTCTTCCTGTGGTGGCCGCGCGGGGGAAAGCCGCCGCTGTTCCGGCCCCGCTCCGGCCTGCGCAAGCGGGCATTCTGGAAGGACTGGCACAGCGCGGTGGGCTTCTGGAGCGCCCTGCTTGTGCTCTTCCTCATCCTCACCGGGCTGCCCTGGGCGGGCATCTGGGGCGATCTCCTGCGGGCCGGCGCCGATGTCGCCGGCATCGGTTACCCCGCCACCTTCCGCACCCATGGTGCCACCCTCCAGTCACACCTGACGATCAAGGAGGCGAGCGACGGCGCCGCCCCCTGGACGCTGGAGAATGAGCCCGCCCCGTCATCGCAGGCCGCGGACCCGCACGCACATCATCATGGCACAGCGCCCGCGCCGCGCGCCGCCGGCACGCCACAGCCCATCGGCCTCGATGCCGCGGCTCAAGTGATCGCGGATGCCGGCATGTCCGCCCCCTACCGGCTGAGCCTGCCGCGCGATGCGCTCGGCACCTATATCGCCTTCGTCTATCCGGACCAGCCGGAAGGCCAGCGCACCCTTTATATCGACCAGTACTCCGGCCAGGTGCTGGGTGACATCGGCTTCGGGGACTACGGGCCTATGGCGAAGGCGGTGGAACTCGGCGTGCAGTTGCATATGGGCAATTATTTCGGCCTGCCCAACCAGCTCGTGATGCTGCTGCCCTGCCTCGCCATCGTCTTCCTCTGCATCTCCGGCCCGATCATGTGGTGGCGCCGCCGTCCAGCGGGGCGCCTCGGAGCGCCCAAGCCCATCGCCCGTCCGACGCTCCGTGTGCTGGCGCTGATCGTTCTCGCGCTGTGCCTTGTCTTCCCGCTTGCCGGAGTATCGCTCATCGCGGTCCTCGGGCTCGACCTCCTGGCGGGGCGTATTGCGGAAGGATTGGGACCGGTGGCCTGA